The segment CGTGCTCGCGCGCGTAAAACATATATATTACGGCGCGAAGGACCCTAAGACAGGGGCTTGCGGCTCGGTCTTCGATATCGCGGGGAGCAAGAAACTGAACCACAGGGTCAAGGCCACCGGCGGGATCTTAGCCGAGGACTGCGGGTCATTGATGACGGAATTTTTCAGGAAGCAAAGGAAAAAAGGGAAGAAATAGTTTCCTTTAAGGAAGAGGGGTTAGTGAGGGGAGAAACTACGTTTCTCCCCTCACAACGGACCCGGCGAATAGCCGGGGCCGTGAACGGAGAGGTGGCTGAGTGGCCGAAAGCAGTCGCCTGCTAAGCGATTGACCTGCGAAAGCGGGTCCCTGGGTTCGAATCCCAGCCTCTCCGCCAGTTTTGAGGATAAAGTGAAAAACTACGCATTCTGCAATAAATGCAAGGATATAGTCCCGGTAGAGCACGTCGAAAAGGACGGCAAGGTCTACCTCCGGAAAAGCTGCCCCAAGTGCGGCACTGAAGAATACCTCATCTCCAGCGACGCAAGCCTCTATAACAAAAAACGCGATTTCATGGGCATCGAATGCGGCGCCTGCGCGCTCAATTGCCCGTCATGCGACAAGCACAAAGAGCCGGACATCGTATTTATAGATACGACCAACCGCTGCAACATGAATTGCCACATCTGCCTCAACAACGTCCTCTCGATGGGGTTCAAGTTCGAGCCGAGGATGGAATATTTCGACAGGATATTCAAGCATTACGCCCACCGCGACCCGAAACCGTACATACAATTATTCGGCGGCGAGCCGACGATGAGGAACGACCTCTTCGATATAATAAAGCTCGGCAAGTCATACGGCTACTCGATGAGGGTGGTCACCAACGGGCTCAAGCTTGCCGACGAAGAATATTGCAACAAGCTGGCCGACCTCGGCGCTATGATAAACATCGCTTTCGACGGCCTCAACCGCGAGATGTACACGAAACTGCGCGGGCATCCCGAGGCGCTCGACCTGAAATTGAAGGCCCTGGGGAACCTCGCCAAACGAAAGAAGGGCAAGGTCGTCCTGATGAGCGTCGTAGATAAAGAACTGAACAAGAACGACATGGGCGAGTTCCTCAGTTACAGTCTTAAGAACCAGCATATCATCAGGGGCATATATTTTATGCCTTTGATACATATGTGGGACACTAAACAGCTCGATTACGACCCGGAGAGGACAACGCACGAGGATGTCGAGCATATGGTCGAGGACGCGGTCGCCGGAGGGAACGTCGAGTTCGTGCCGCTCGGCTCGCTCTTCCTGA is part of the Candidatus Omnitrophota bacterium genome and harbors:
- a CDS encoding radical SAM protein, translated to MKNYAFCNKCKDIVPVEHVEKDGKVYLRKSCPKCGTEEYLISSDASLYNKKRDFMGIECGACALNCPSCDKHKEPDIVFIDTTNRCNMNCHICLNNVLSMGFKFEPRMEYFDRIFKHYAHRDPKPYIQLFGGEPTMRNDLFDIIKLGKSYGYSMRVVTNGLKLADEEYCNKLADLGAMINIAFDGLNREMYTKLRGHPEALDLKLKALGNLAKRKKGKVVLMSVVDKELNKNDMGEFLSYSLKNQHIIRGIYFMPLIHMWDTKQLDYDPERTTHEDVEHMVEDAVAGGNVEFVPLGSLFLTNLYKIYGIKNMPFLGVHPNCESITYLISDGEKYVSFSKYLKTSLFALINDLRALEKFAAGKYKGGKAGFSGKLAMNLKLFNIFRKHLNFGAMAGKKGPAAYIKWAGMIGKLLAGKKAKEILKNDTKLKGVLQIMILPFEDSKTTESERLAMCSSCFVYVDPDTDKIRTLPTCTWEKYKKPIMKKVAEKFNV